The following coding sequences lie in one Kamptonema formosum PCC 6407 genomic window:
- a CDS encoding FHA domain-containing serine/threonine-protein kinase, with translation MLTLTLLDPQKQTPLQRWIFDSESIIRIGRSPENHVIIVDSLVSRQHLELRKINNSPSNSTWLLVNQGTNGTFVNGVLMSQGVVSDGSLIQLARGGPILKFQVSSDILANLPHSPSPSPHPAPLPTCNHVGNPPGSLFCIHCGKPISVERTIRQYQVLRTLGQGGMGTTTLAWDSQKARSQQPGIPPAASLVVLKEMNADMAQIAKAQELFEREARTLKALHHPGIPQFFDFFVEGGKKYLAMEMLHGQDLEKRIYQRGPVTPQQAIEWMIQTCEVLDYIHSQQPPIVHRDIKPANLLVRHRDNGIAVIDFGAVKEIGTPPGTRIGVEGYTAPEQDRGQPLSQSDLYAIGPTLIFLLTGESPQKFYGKRGRDFGFNVERVPTIAPKLRTVISRTTEPKPGDRYPTAKKLAEALAACL, from the coding sequence GTGTTGACTCTCACTCTCTTAGACCCCCAAAAACAGACTCCTCTGCAACGCTGGATCTTTGATAGCGAGTCAATCATTCGCATTGGCCGCTCTCCAGAAAATCACGTTATTATTGTCGATTCCCTAGTTTCCCGGCAACACCTAGAGTTACGAAAAATTAATAATTCACCATCTAACAGCACTTGGTTGCTTGTTAATCAAGGCACCAATGGGACTTTTGTCAATGGTGTTTTGATGTCTCAGGGTGTTGTCTCCGACGGTTCCCTGATCCAGCTAGCACGAGGCGGGCCCATCCTGAAATTCCAGGTAAGCTCAGATATATTGGCTAATTTGCCCCATTCTCCCTCCCCAAGTCCGCATCCTGCGCCCCTCCCTACTTGCAATCATGTTGGCAACCCGCCAGGGAGTTTATTCTGCATCCATTGTGGCAAACCAATTAGCGTGGAACGCACGATTCGCCAATATCAAGTGTTGCGAACTTTAGGTCAAGGGGGGATGGGGACTACGACTTTAGCCTGGGATAGCCAGAAGGCGCGATCGCAACAGCCTGGAATTCCCCCGGCCGCATCTTTGGTAGTCCTTAAGGAAATGAATGCGGATATGGCCCAAATCGCCAAAGCTCAAGAACTTTTTGAAAGGGAGGCCCGTACCCTTAAAGCGCTACACCATCCGGGTATTCCTCAGTTTTTTGACTTTTTTGTGGAAGGGGGGAAGAAATACCTGGCAATGGAGATGCTTCACGGTCAAGATTTAGAAAAACGGATTTATCAGCGGGGGCCGGTTACTCCCCAACAGGCGATCGAGTGGATGATTCAAACCTGTGAGGTGTTGGACTACATTCACTCGCAACAGCCCCCGATCGTTCATCGAGACATTAAGCCTGCTAATTTGCTGGTACGCCACCGCGACAATGGGATCGCGGTAATCGATTTTGGGGCCGTCAAAGAAATTGGCACGCCCCCTGGTACTCGCATTGGCGTTGAGGGCTACACTGCCCCGGAACAGGATCGGGGTCAGCCGCTAAGTCAATCCGATTTGTATGCTATTGGCCCAACGCTGATTTTTTTGCTAACGGGGGAAAGCCCCCAAAAGTTTTACGGCAAGAGAGGTCGAGATTTTGGGTTCAACGTGGAAAGGGTACCCACGATCGCGCCGAAATTGCGGACTGTGATTTCGCGGACAACGGAACCTAAACCAGGCGATCGCTATCCTACAGCTAAAAAACTAGCCGAAGCCTTAGCAGCTTGCCTCTAG
- a CDS encoding DUF4327 family protein, translating to MSQQVIHPMVKFQRQVQSLVKSNIIKPTDSLWKIALLYGDEWPYWKQQLQEFDFSMQDPVSELLVVEGWDED from the coding sequence ATGAGCCAGCAGGTTATACACCCGATGGTCAAATTTCAACGTCAGGTGCAATCACTTGTGAAATCCAACATCATCAAACCGACAGATAGTCTGTGGAAAATCGCTTTACTGTACGGAGACGAGTGGCCGTACTGGAAACAACAACTCCAAGAGTTTGATTTTTCCATGCAAGACCCCGTTAGCGAGTTGCTAGTTGTCGAAGGTTGGGATGAGGACTAG